Proteins encoded within one genomic window of Eleutherodactylus coqui strain aEleCoq1 chromosome 1, aEleCoq1.hap1, whole genome shotgun sequence:
- the LARP4 gene encoding la-related protein 4 isoform X2, with the protein MLLFVEVASKGAGLNPNAKVWQEIPQGNTEVSETVHGTEESWDEAAATTEAPTEVNRNGLQLEEAAANGMDLLGQDELGYQMFEVSGESTSTVPPAVSAEDLKECLKKQLEFCFSRENLSKDLYLMSQMDSDQFVPIWTIANMEEIKKLTTDMDLIVEVLRSTPVVQVDEKGEKVRPNHKRCIIILREIPETTPVEEVKALFDHEHCPKVISCEFAHNNNWYVTFQSDTDAQQAFKYLREEVKTFQDKPIMARIKAINTFFAKNGYRTVDSSVYSQPVQTQAQFHSPLFMQPVYSPHQQYSLYNLVPQTWSPNPAPYFETPLAPFPNGGYVNGFNSSGSYKTNAALSIGRPFHRNRVKPPFRSSPNSSERTADGGTTAPVPLADIHINRPISRSFLSDRHITSLTGHQDVFSKDLQSLHTEQNGTDVAARGRRNVFRGRRRRDDDRVSRPLTTMEETPPTPKFDLLASNFPPLPGSVVSTPGEPVLESRMADVVKGLYKEKENKELPPSLTTPAQEEPAKNPVQHTITSSTQHSTQADTPPPPLPSQPSNSTTEKKLAENSCHKDVASQTSAAQPACSSGPVKPTKPAAAAPVGCTSPAQSTQEPRKLSYAEVCQRPPKEPAPAPVQPLRELRTNIAPPAKNEETSIPEKASEKNHEKVEGKVKESPGHRSNGTPRGGSGKIREQRRQFGRRSSPQGATRRNGKEQYVPPRSPK; encoded by the exons GTGGCGTCTAAAGGTGCTGGTTTGAATCCTAATGCAAAAGTATGGCAGGAAATCCCGCAAGGAAACACTGAAGTTTCTGAGACAGTCCATGGCACAGAGGAGTCTTGGGATGAGGCAGCGGCCACAACAGAAGCGCCCACAGAAG TGAATAGGAATGGCCTTCAGTTAGAGGAAGCAGCAGCGAATGGAATGGACTTATTAGGACAAGACGAACTTGGATACCAAATGTTTGAGGTTTCAG gtGAAAGCACTTCAACCGTTCCACCGGCTGTTTCTGCAGAAGATCTAAAAGAATGTCTGAAAAAACAATTAGAATTCTGCTTTTCAAG AGAGAACCTATCTAAAGACTTATATTTGATGTCACAAATGGATAGTGATCAGTTTGTACCTATATGGACGATTGCAAACATGGAGGAAATAAAGAAACTAACCACTGATATGGACCTTATTGTTGAAGTTCTTCGTT CTACTCCTGTGGTACAAGTTGATGAAAAAGGAGAGAAAGTGAGACCAAACCATAAACGATGTATTATAATTCTACGTGAAATCCCAGAAACGACTCCTGTGGAG GAGGTGAAAGCACTATTTGATCACGAACATTGTCCAAAAGTGATAAGTTGTGAGTTTGCTCACAACAATAACTGGTATGTTACATTCCAGTCTGACACTGATGCACAACAG GCTTTTAAATATTTAAGGGAAGAAGTTAAAACATTTCAGGACAAGCCAATAATG GCAAGGATAAAAGCCATCAACACATTCTTTGCGAAGAATGGATATCGAACGGTGGACTCCAGTGTGTACAGTCAGCCCGTTCAGACACAAGCACAGTTTCATTCTCCACTCTTTATGCAGCCTGTATATAGTCCTCATCAACAGTATTCACTCTATAACCTTGTGCCTCAGACATGGTCTCCAAACCCAGCACCTTACTTTGAAACACCACTG GCTCCGTTTCCTAATGGTGGCTATGTTAATGGTTTTAATTCATCAGGATCTTACAAAACAAATGCTGCTTTAAGTATAGGTCGACCTTTCCATAGAAATCG AGTGAAGCCTCCATTTCGATCGTCTCCAAACTCTTCAGAAAGAACTGCTGACGGTGGCACTACAGCTCCTGTACCGTTGGCAGATATCCATATAAACCGACCCATCTCTCGTTCCTTTCTATCAGATCGGCACATCACATCTTTAACTGGACATCAGGATGTTTTTTCTAAGGACTTGCAATCTTTACATACAGAACAGAATGGTACAGATGTAGCTGCTCGGGGAAG GAGAAATGTCTTTAGGGGTAGACGAAGAAGAGATGATGATCGTGTTTCC cGGCcgctgactacaatggaagaaaCCCCACCGACACCAAAGTTTGACTTGCTCGCATCTAATTTCCCTCCGTTGCCTGGAAGTGTAGTGAGCACACCCGGGGAGCCTGTACTTGAAAGCAGGATGGCTGATGTTGTCAAAGGGCTTTACAAAGAAAAA GAAAATAAGGAATTGCCTCCAAGCTTGACGACTCCTGCTCAGGAAGAACCTGCAAAAAATCCAGTGCAGcacacaatcacaagttcaaCGCAGCATTCTACACAAGCTGATACACCaccgccgccgctgccatcacAACCAAG TAACTCCACTACTGAGAAGAAACTTGCAGAAAACTCTTGCCACAAAGATGTTGCAAGTCAGACCTCCGCAGCGCAACCAGCGTGCAGCTCTGGTCCGGTGAAACCAACCAAACCTGCTGCCGCTGCACCCGTGGGTTGCACATCGCCTGCCCAGAGTACACAG GAACCACGAAAACTAAGTTACGCTGAGGTATGTCAAAGGCCTCCCAAGGAGCCCGCACCAGCTCCAGTCCAGCCACTCCGTGAACTTCGTACCAATATAGCACCACCTGCCAAAAATGAAGAAACTTCTATTCCAGAAAAAGCTTCTGAAAAAAACCATGAAAAGGTTGAAGGAAAAGTAAAAGAATCTCCTGGGCACCGAAGCAATGGAACACCCCGAGGTGGTTCTGGAAAAATCAGGGAACAGAGGCGCCAGTTTGGACGCAGGTCTTCACCTCAGGGAGCAACACGGCGTAATGGCAAGGAGCAATACGTGCCACCAAGATCACCAAAGTAA
- the LARP4 gene encoding la-related protein 4 isoform X1, with product MLLFVEVASKGAGLNPNAKVWQEIPQGNTEVSETVHGTEESWDEAAATTEAPTEGNLESLSETCKPFEVMYSPSCEVNRNGLQLEEAAANGMDLLGQDELGYQMFEVSGESTSTVPPAVSAEDLKECLKKQLEFCFSRENLSKDLYLMSQMDSDQFVPIWTIANMEEIKKLTTDMDLIVEVLRSTPVVQVDEKGEKVRPNHKRCIIILREIPETTPVEEVKALFDHEHCPKVISCEFAHNNNWYVTFQSDTDAQQAFKYLREEVKTFQDKPIMARIKAINTFFAKNGYRTVDSSVYSQPVQTQAQFHSPLFMQPVYSPHQQYSLYNLVPQTWSPNPAPYFETPLAPFPNGGYVNGFNSSGSYKTNAALSIGRPFHRNRVKPPFRSSPNSSERTADGGTTAPVPLADIHINRPISRSFLSDRHITSLTGHQDVFSKDLQSLHTEQNGTDVAARGRRNVFRGRRRRDDDRVSRPLTTMEETPPTPKFDLLASNFPPLPGSVVSTPGEPVLESRMADVVKGLYKEKENKELPPSLTTPAQEEPAKNPVQHTITSSTQHSTQADTPPPPLPSQPSNSTTEKKLAENSCHKDVASQTSAAQPACSSGPVKPTKPAAAAPVGCTSPAQSTQEPRKLSYAEVCQRPPKEPAPAPVQPLRELRTNIAPPAKNEETSIPEKASEKNHEKVEGKVKESPGHRSNGTPRGGSGKIREQRRQFGRRSSPQGATRRNGKEQYVPPRSPK from the exons GTGGCGTCTAAAGGTGCTGGTTTGAATCCTAATGCAAAAGTATGGCAGGAAATCCCGCAAGGAAACACTGAAGTTTCTGAGACAGTCCATGGCACAGAGGAGTCTTGGGATGAGGCAGCGGCCACAACAGAAGCGCCCACAGAAG GCAATCTAGAAAGTCTGAGTGAAACTTGTAAACCCTTTGAAGTAATGTATTCCCCCTCTTGTGAAGTGAATAGGAATGGCCTTCAGTTAGAGGAAGCAGCAGCGAATGGAATGGACTTATTAGGACAAGACGAACTTGGATACCAAATGTTTGAGGTTTCAG gtGAAAGCACTTCAACCGTTCCACCGGCTGTTTCTGCAGAAGATCTAAAAGAATGTCTGAAAAAACAATTAGAATTCTGCTTTTCAAG AGAGAACCTATCTAAAGACTTATATTTGATGTCACAAATGGATAGTGATCAGTTTGTACCTATATGGACGATTGCAAACATGGAGGAAATAAAGAAACTAACCACTGATATGGACCTTATTGTTGAAGTTCTTCGTT CTACTCCTGTGGTACAAGTTGATGAAAAAGGAGAGAAAGTGAGACCAAACCATAAACGATGTATTATAATTCTACGTGAAATCCCAGAAACGACTCCTGTGGAG GAGGTGAAAGCACTATTTGATCACGAACATTGTCCAAAAGTGATAAGTTGTGAGTTTGCTCACAACAATAACTGGTATGTTACATTCCAGTCTGACACTGATGCACAACAG GCTTTTAAATATTTAAGGGAAGAAGTTAAAACATTTCAGGACAAGCCAATAATG GCAAGGATAAAAGCCATCAACACATTCTTTGCGAAGAATGGATATCGAACGGTGGACTCCAGTGTGTACAGTCAGCCCGTTCAGACACAAGCACAGTTTCATTCTCCACTCTTTATGCAGCCTGTATATAGTCCTCATCAACAGTATTCACTCTATAACCTTGTGCCTCAGACATGGTCTCCAAACCCAGCACCTTACTTTGAAACACCACTG GCTCCGTTTCCTAATGGTGGCTATGTTAATGGTTTTAATTCATCAGGATCTTACAAAACAAATGCTGCTTTAAGTATAGGTCGACCTTTCCATAGAAATCG AGTGAAGCCTCCATTTCGATCGTCTCCAAACTCTTCAGAAAGAACTGCTGACGGTGGCACTACAGCTCCTGTACCGTTGGCAGATATCCATATAAACCGACCCATCTCTCGTTCCTTTCTATCAGATCGGCACATCACATCTTTAACTGGACATCAGGATGTTTTTTCTAAGGACTTGCAATCTTTACATACAGAACAGAATGGTACAGATGTAGCTGCTCGGGGAAG GAGAAATGTCTTTAGGGGTAGACGAAGAAGAGATGATGATCGTGTTTCC cGGCcgctgactacaatggaagaaaCCCCACCGACACCAAAGTTTGACTTGCTCGCATCTAATTTCCCTCCGTTGCCTGGAAGTGTAGTGAGCACACCCGGGGAGCCTGTACTTGAAAGCAGGATGGCTGATGTTGTCAAAGGGCTTTACAAAGAAAAA GAAAATAAGGAATTGCCTCCAAGCTTGACGACTCCTGCTCAGGAAGAACCTGCAAAAAATCCAGTGCAGcacacaatcacaagttcaaCGCAGCATTCTACACAAGCTGATACACCaccgccgccgctgccatcacAACCAAG TAACTCCACTACTGAGAAGAAACTTGCAGAAAACTCTTGCCACAAAGATGTTGCAAGTCAGACCTCCGCAGCGCAACCAGCGTGCAGCTCTGGTCCGGTGAAACCAACCAAACCTGCTGCCGCTGCACCCGTGGGTTGCACATCGCCTGCCCAGAGTACACAG GAACCACGAAAACTAAGTTACGCTGAGGTATGTCAAAGGCCTCCCAAGGAGCCCGCACCAGCTCCAGTCCAGCCACTCCGTGAACTTCGTACCAATATAGCACCACCTGCCAAAAATGAAGAAACTTCTATTCCAGAAAAAGCTTCTGAAAAAAACCATGAAAAGGTTGAAGGAAAAGTAAAAGAATCTCCTGGGCACCGAAGCAATGGAACACCCCGAGGTGGTTCTGGAAAAATCAGGGAACAGAGGCGCCAGTTTGGACGCAGGTCTTCACCTCAGGGAGCAACACGGCGTAATGGCAAGGAGCAATACGTGCCACCAAGATCACCAAAGTAA
- the LARP4 gene encoding la-related protein 4 isoform X3, which translates to MYSPSCEVNRNGLQLEEAAANGMDLLGQDELGYQMFEVSGESTSTVPPAVSAEDLKECLKKQLEFCFSRENLSKDLYLMSQMDSDQFVPIWTIANMEEIKKLTTDMDLIVEVLRSTPVVQVDEKGEKVRPNHKRCIIILREIPETTPVEEVKALFDHEHCPKVISCEFAHNNNWYVTFQSDTDAQQAFKYLREEVKTFQDKPIMARIKAINTFFAKNGYRTVDSSVYSQPVQTQAQFHSPLFMQPVYSPHQQYSLYNLVPQTWSPNPAPYFETPLAPFPNGGYVNGFNSSGSYKTNAALSIGRPFHRNRVKPPFRSSPNSSERTADGGTTAPVPLADIHINRPISRSFLSDRHITSLTGHQDVFSKDLQSLHTEQNGTDVAARGRRNVFRGRRRRDDDRVSRPLTTMEETPPTPKFDLLASNFPPLPGSVVSTPGEPVLESRMADVVKGLYKEKENKELPPSLTTPAQEEPAKNPVQHTITSSTQHSTQADTPPPPLPSQPSNSTTEKKLAENSCHKDVASQTSAAQPACSSGPVKPTKPAAAAPVGCTSPAQSTQEPRKLSYAEVCQRPPKEPAPAPVQPLRELRTNIAPPAKNEETSIPEKASEKNHEKVEGKVKESPGHRSNGTPRGGSGKIREQRRQFGRRSSPQGATRRNGKEQYVPPRSPK; encoded by the exons ATGTATTCCCCCTCTTGTGAAGTGAATAGGAATGGCCTTCAGTTAGAGGAAGCAGCAGCGAATGGAATGGACTTATTAGGACAAGACGAACTTGGATACCAAATGTTTGAGGTTTCAG gtGAAAGCACTTCAACCGTTCCACCGGCTGTTTCTGCAGAAGATCTAAAAGAATGTCTGAAAAAACAATTAGAATTCTGCTTTTCAAG AGAGAACCTATCTAAAGACTTATATTTGATGTCACAAATGGATAGTGATCAGTTTGTACCTATATGGACGATTGCAAACATGGAGGAAATAAAGAAACTAACCACTGATATGGACCTTATTGTTGAAGTTCTTCGTT CTACTCCTGTGGTACAAGTTGATGAAAAAGGAGAGAAAGTGAGACCAAACCATAAACGATGTATTATAATTCTACGTGAAATCCCAGAAACGACTCCTGTGGAG GAGGTGAAAGCACTATTTGATCACGAACATTGTCCAAAAGTGATAAGTTGTGAGTTTGCTCACAACAATAACTGGTATGTTACATTCCAGTCTGACACTGATGCACAACAG GCTTTTAAATATTTAAGGGAAGAAGTTAAAACATTTCAGGACAAGCCAATAATG GCAAGGATAAAAGCCATCAACACATTCTTTGCGAAGAATGGATATCGAACGGTGGACTCCAGTGTGTACAGTCAGCCCGTTCAGACACAAGCACAGTTTCATTCTCCACTCTTTATGCAGCCTGTATATAGTCCTCATCAACAGTATTCACTCTATAACCTTGTGCCTCAGACATGGTCTCCAAACCCAGCACCTTACTTTGAAACACCACTG GCTCCGTTTCCTAATGGTGGCTATGTTAATGGTTTTAATTCATCAGGATCTTACAAAACAAATGCTGCTTTAAGTATAGGTCGACCTTTCCATAGAAATCG AGTGAAGCCTCCATTTCGATCGTCTCCAAACTCTTCAGAAAGAACTGCTGACGGTGGCACTACAGCTCCTGTACCGTTGGCAGATATCCATATAAACCGACCCATCTCTCGTTCCTTTCTATCAGATCGGCACATCACATCTTTAACTGGACATCAGGATGTTTTTTCTAAGGACTTGCAATCTTTACATACAGAACAGAATGGTACAGATGTAGCTGCTCGGGGAAG GAGAAATGTCTTTAGGGGTAGACGAAGAAGAGATGATGATCGTGTTTCC cGGCcgctgactacaatggaagaaaCCCCACCGACACCAAAGTTTGACTTGCTCGCATCTAATTTCCCTCCGTTGCCTGGAAGTGTAGTGAGCACACCCGGGGAGCCTGTACTTGAAAGCAGGATGGCTGATGTTGTCAAAGGGCTTTACAAAGAAAAA GAAAATAAGGAATTGCCTCCAAGCTTGACGACTCCTGCTCAGGAAGAACCTGCAAAAAATCCAGTGCAGcacacaatcacaagttcaaCGCAGCATTCTACACAAGCTGATACACCaccgccgccgctgccatcacAACCAAG TAACTCCACTACTGAGAAGAAACTTGCAGAAAACTCTTGCCACAAAGATGTTGCAAGTCAGACCTCCGCAGCGCAACCAGCGTGCAGCTCTGGTCCGGTGAAACCAACCAAACCTGCTGCCGCTGCACCCGTGGGTTGCACATCGCCTGCCCAGAGTACACAG GAACCACGAAAACTAAGTTACGCTGAGGTATGTCAAAGGCCTCCCAAGGAGCCCGCACCAGCTCCAGTCCAGCCACTCCGTGAACTTCGTACCAATATAGCACCACCTGCCAAAAATGAAGAAACTTCTATTCCAGAAAAAGCTTCTGAAAAAAACCATGAAAAGGTTGAAGGAAAAGTAAAAGAATCTCCTGGGCACCGAAGCAATGGAACACCCCGAGGTGGTTCTGGAAAAATCAGGGAACAGAGGCGCCAGTTTGGACGCAGGTCTTCACCTCAGGGAGCAACACGGCGTAATGGCAAGGAGCAATACGTGCCACCAAGATCACCAAAGTAA